Proteins from a genomic interval of Bos mutus isolate GX-2022 chromosome 15, NWIPB_WYAK_1.1, whole genome shotgun sequence:
- the LOC102268237 gene encoding olfactory receptor 6B9, with protein MLGRNITLVSEFILVGFPTAPWLQVLLFSLFLVVYLLVVIENLAIMLTVWVTGSLHKPMYYFLSSLSFLEVWYVSVTVPKMLDGFLLQRRRISFTGCMTQLYFFISLACTECVLLAAMAYDRYVAICHPLRYPVIMTTGHCVQLVVFSYMTGFMITVIKVSFISHVTFCGSNVMNHFFCDISPILKLACKDMSTAELVDFALAIVILVFPLTTTILSYVYIVSTILRIPSTQGRKKAFSTCASHLTVVIIYYTAMIFMYVRPRAIASFNSNKLISAVYAVLTPMLNPFIYCLRNQEVKNAIKKTVGVGQCFLLS; from the coding sequence ATGCTGGGGAGAAACATCACTCTGGTGAGTGAGTTCATCCTGGTGGGCTTCCCCACCGCCCCCTGGCTGCAGGTCCTgctcttctccctcttccttgTGGTTTACTTGCTGGTGGTAATAGAGAATCTTGCCATCATGCTCACTGTCTGGGTCACTGGCTCCCTCCATAAGCCCATGTACTATTTCCTGAGTAGCCTGTCCTTCCTGGAGGTCTGGTATGTCTCTGTCACCGTCCCCAAGATGCTGGATGGATTCCTCCTGCAGAGACGGCGCATCTCCTTCACAGGCTGCATGACACAGCTGTACTTCTTTATCTCGCTTGCCTGCACGGAGTGTGTACTTCTGGCagccatggcctatgaccgctatgtggccatctgccaccCTCTCAGATACCCAGTCATCATGACCACAGGTCATTGTGTACAGCTGGTGGTTTTTTCCTATATGACTGGTTTCATGATCACTGTGATCAAGGTCTCTTTTATTTCACATGTCACTTTCTGTGGCTCCAATGTCATGAACCACTTTTTCTGTGACATCTCACCAATCCTCAAACTGGCCTGCAAAGACATGTCCACAGCTGAGCTAGTGGACTTTGCTTTGGCTATTGTCATTCTTGTCTTCCCTCTCACCACTACCATCCTCTCCTATGTCTACATTGTTTCCACCATTCTGCGTATACCCTCCACCCAGGGAAGGAAgaaggccttctccacctgtgcatCCCACCTCACGGTAGTCATAATTTATTACACAGCCATGATTTTCATGTATGTTCGGCCCAGAGCTATTGCTTCATTTAACTCCAACAAACTAATCTCAGCTGTGTATGCAGTCCTCACGCCCATGCTAAATCCATTCATCTACTGTCTGAGGAACCAGGAAGTCAAGAATGCTATCAAAAAGACAGTGGGTGTTGGCCAGTGCTTCCTGCTCAGCTGA
- the OR6A2 gene encoding olfactory receptor 6A2: MERKNQSGRVSEFVLLGFPAPVPLRALLFALSLLAYVLVLTENILIIVAIRSHPSLHKPMYFFLANMSFLEIWYVTVTIPKMLAGFVGSKRGRGQLISFEGCMTQLCFFLGLGCTECVLLAVMAYDRYVAICHPLHYPVIVSGQLCVQLAAGSWAGDFGISMVKVFLISRLSYCGPNIINHFFCDFSPLLNLSCTDMSMAELTDFVLAIFILLGPLSVTGASYMAITSAVMRIPSAAGRHKAFSTCASHLTVVVIFYAASIFIYARPKALSAFDTNKLVSVLYAVIVPLLNPIIYCLRNQEVKRALRHTLHLHQGHDAN, translated from the coding sequence ATGGAGAGGAAGAACCAGAGTGGGAGAGTGAGTGAGTTTGTgttgctgggcttcccagctcCAGTACCACTGCGGGCACTGTTATTTGCCCTTTCTCTGTTAGCCTATGTGTTGGTGCTGACTGAGAACATACTCATCATTGTGGCAATCAGGAGCCACCCCAGCCTCCACAAACCCATGTATTTCTTTCTGGCTAATATGTCCTTCCTGGAGATTTGGTACGTGACAGTCACTATTCCCAAGATGCTAGCTGGCTTTGTTGGGTCCAAACGGGGCCGTGGACAGCTAATCTCCTTTGAGGGCTGCATGACACAGCTCTGCTTTTTCCTGGGCCTGGGCTGCACTGAGTGTGTCCTCCTCGCAGTTATGGCTTACgatcgctatgtggccatctgccatCCTCTCCACTACCCTGTCATTGTCAGTGGCCAGCTGTGTGTGCAGCTGGCAGCTGGCTCCTGGGCAGGAGATTTTGGCATTTCAATGGTCAAAGTTTTTCTCATTTCTCGCCTCTCTTACTGTGGCCCCAACATCATCAATCACTTTTTCTGTGATTTCTCTCCATTGCTCAACCTTTCATGCACTGACATGTCCATGGCAGAGCTTACAGACTTTGTCCTGGCCATTTTTATCCTACTGGGGCCACTTTCTGTCACTGGAGCCTCCTACATGGCCATCACCAGTGCTGTGATGCGCATTCCCTCAGCTGCTGGGCGCCATAAAGCCTTTTCCACCTGTGCCTCTCACCTTACTGTGGTGGTCATCTTCTATGCAGCCAGTATCTTCATCTATGCCCGCCCAAAGGCACTCTCAGCTTTTGACACCAACAAGCTGGTGTCTGTACTTTATGCTGTCATTGTACCACTGCTCAACCCCATCATTTACTGCCTGCGCAACCAAGAAGTAAAGAGAGCCTTACGCCATACTCTACACCTGCACCAGGGCCATGACGCTAACTAA